One Hyphomonadaceae bacterium BL14 genomic window, GTCGAGGCCAGCGAGATGCGCGGATCGCGCGCGGTGCCGCGCACCCGCACCCGCGCCGTGATGTCACGGGCCTGGCGCGCCAGCGAGATATCGAGCTGCGCTGCGCCGGGATCGCCGTTCAGGGTGACGCGCCCCTGTTCGACCTGGAACACCCGGCCCAGCATGTCGGCGCGCCCGCGCTCGGCATTGATCACGCCGCTGACATAGGGGGCGTCCAGCGTGCCGGTGATCTCCAGATTCGTCGACCATTCGGTGTCGAAATTCGGTCCGCGCACGAAGATGCGCGCCGGGGCGCTGACGGCGTAGTTCAGCCGGACCGGTGTGGAGCGGCCCTGAGCGTCGCTTGTCCCGCCCGGCGCGTTGATCTCGGTCACGGTGATGTAGGGGATGGAGGGGCGCGAGGCCTGGGGCGGGCGGATTTCAGCGCGGTCGATGACCGCGCTGCCGGTGATCAGGCCCTCTTCATCCGCAAACTGAAAGCGCACATCGCCCGTACCGATGGCTTCCAGATCCGGGCTGCCGGCCAGGCGGAAGCGGCGGAAATCGACATTGAGATCGGCCTCCAGCGTGCCCAGGCCCTCTGGCCCGATGCGCACCTCGCCCGCGCCGTTCAGCGTGCCGGCATTGCCATCGGTCGCGGTCAGGCGCTCCACGATCAGGCTGGATTCGCTGAAGCGGGCGAGCAGCGAGATCGCTTCCACCGCCAGCCCGGCGCGGCCGTCGCGGAAGACGCCGTCCTCCAGCCCCAGACTGCCCTCAAAGCGTGGCGCGCCCACCGTGCCGGTCAGGTGTGCGGAGAGATTCGCCCCGCCAGAGATCGTCTGGGCGGCGGCCAGGTGGAAAGCGGCCAGCGCCCCGATCTCGCCTTGCACCCGCGCCTCGCCGGACAAAGCCGCGTCAGCGCGCATCACGTCATCAGGTCCGCCTACCGGACCGCTGGCGATCCGGGCATCGGCGCGGGCGCTCAAGCCGACGCCTTCAGCGCTGGCGGTCAGGGCCAGCCCGGTTTCATCGATGACCAGCCGGACCTGCCCGGCGAGCGCCTCGGCGTCGGGCGCTTCGAGCGGGCGCAGGCCGGAGCCTGACAGGGTGGCGTCCGCGCGCCAGACGCCTTCGGTGCGGTTTGCGGTCAGATCGCCGCTGAGCAAGCCGATGACCGGGCTGCGCGCCCGGCGCAGGGACAAGACGCCCGCCGGAACGGACTCCAGACAGGCTGTGAGGACGGGTGCCTGGCCCCCGGTGCCGCGCACATGCAGCGTGCCATTGCCGATGGCCAGCGCCAGACCGAGCGACGCAACCGGGCCGGCCTCCACCTCGATGGGTTCCAGCGTGGCGATGGCGTAGGGGCCGTAACGTCCATCCAGCGTCACGTCTGCGCCCGGCGCGCCGGTCAGGCGCAAGACACCGTCAGACTGCGCATTGAACACAGCGCCATAGGCGCCTTCGGCCTCCAGACGCACGGCGACGGCGTCCAGCGGTCCGTTGAGGGTCAGCAGGAAGCGGTCGAGATAGGCCAGATCCTCGCCGACAATGTCTTCCGCCTCGGCGCGCACGGCGATCATGCCTTCACGCAGCTCGGCCTGCAGCGACATCTCGCCAAATCCGCTGACCGGTGTGACGACGAGGTCGGCGGCGATGTTTTCCGGTCCCACCAGAGCCGTCCCGTCAATACGCACCGCCGCCAGCTGGCCGTTGAGGCGGCTGAGCTGGATGGTTCCGCCGTCGCGGGCGAACTCGGCGGCCACATCCACCGGTCCGCGATCGCTGGCACCGGTGAGGCGTCCGGCACCGGACAGCGCATCCAGCGGACCCGCGGCTTCCACGCGCAGGCGCGCGCCGGTGAGACCCAGCGGACCGGCGCTGAGCGCGCCTGCCGTTGCATCCAGCCGCACATCGAGACCTTCGGGGCCATATTGCGCCTCGAACGCGGCCTCCAGCGCGCCCTCCAGCGTCAGGGCCGCCAGCGGCGAGGAGCCTGACCAGGCGAGGTCTCCGTTGAAGCGCCAGTCCTGGCCCGCCTGCTCGCCGCGCGCCTCCAGCGCAAATTGCGGACCTTCAGCGCTCACCCCGTCAAGATACAGCCCGCCGCCCGCCTCGCGCCGGCCGGACACGGCGGCAGACAAGGGCGCTTCCAGGCGCTCGGCCAGCTCCCCTGCCGGCGTGAAGCCGTCCAGCTGGGCGTCAAAGGTCAGCGCGCCGGCGAAATCGCCCGCCGCGTTCAGGGCGATGGCGCCCTCGCCCTCGATCAGGTCCACCAGCCGGTCGAAGCGGGCCCGGTCTGATTGCGCCGCCACGCGCCAGCGGCGCTCAGGCACCGACACGCTGCCCGATCCGGAGAAGACCCCGGTGGGCAGGCGCGCCACATAGCTGTGCATCTCGATGCTGGTGTCCTCACGCACGAAGGTGAAGTCAGCGGAGATGTGCGGCGCCTGGCCGATCAGGCGGTCCAGCGCATCGACATCGTAGGACGCGCCGCTGACGGCGAGTTCAGTCGTGATGCGCGGTGCATCCAGTCCGCCTTGCGTGGACACCGGACCCCTGACGGTGCCCATTCTTATGCCGCCGGGCAGGGTGACGGCGCGCCCGGCGATCTCACCGGTGAAGACCGGGGTGTCGCCTGACAGGTCCGCCACGCCGTCCAGCATCAGACCCTCGGCCCACACAGCGTCATTGGTGGCGAGCGCCACCAGCGCGCTGCGCGCCTCCAGCTGGATCCGGCCGATGCGCGGCGCGGTCATGGCCACCTCGAGCCGGGCATTGGGTGCCGCGATCAGGGCGGTGAGCCGGCTGATATCGGGTGCGGTGATGCCCTCGCGGCCCAAAGGCGCCTGCGCCTCCACGTTCAGCGTGCCGCCCAGCCACTCGGATATGCGCGCCAGCCGGCTCCAGGCGTCGGGCCGGACCTGACCGGAGGCCTGCGCCACCTGGTTCGCCCAGCTGAGACGCCCGTCCAATGCCAGCTCGCCGCCGATATAGATGCCGGCATCGCCCGACCCGTCGTCCAGCGTGCCGGATGCGGTGATGACGCCTGTGGCACCCCGCGTTTCGGCATCAAGCAGCCGCGATAGCAAGCCGCCCGCCGGCGCGTCGAAACGGGCGTCCAGCGCGACCGTGTCAGACACATCGATCTCGGCCAGAACACGGTCCCCCACGGCGTCGGTGCGCCGCGCGTCCAACGCGCCCAGCCAGCGTCCGCCATCATGGCGAAGATCGCCCGACAGGGCGTAGACGGCGGCCGGTCCGGCGATTCCTTCAGCCACGTGAATGGCGTCAATGCGCGCTTCGCCCACGCGGATGCCGGGCAGGCGGGACAGGTCGAACGGTTCCTCCGGGGGCGGACGTTCGGCGCGCACCGGACGGCGCGACATCGTGACCTCGCGCACGGTGAGCGCATCAATGCGCAGCACATAACGGCGCAGCGCCCAGGGCGACCAGGCGATGGTCACGTCGCGCGCATCGAGCCATACGCCCTCGGCATCGCGCACACGGATGCGGTCGATCCCGAACCCTCCCAGCACATTGCCGCTGATGGCGCCGATCTCCACCTGGCCATAGCCGGCGATCTCGCGTCCGTTGACGGTCTCGCGCACCAGCTCGCGCCCGAACGGGCCGCTGAGCAGCAGCACGCCCGACACGATCACCAACGCCAGGATGACGAGCAGCGTGGTCAGCGCCGCACCAATGCCGATCGCCCAGCCGCGCCAGCGGCGCCGCTGCTTGGGGGCGGGGGAAGATGGTGTCATGTCTGCCATCAGAAAGCCTGCCCGATGGAGATGTAAACCTGTACCCATCCTTCGCCGGAGCGCCGGTCGAGCGGCGTCGCGATGTCAAAGCGCAGCGGGCCGAAACCCGGATAATAGCGCACGCCCAGACCCGCCCCGTAGCGGATGTCGCCCAGGTCCGGGCTGAGCTCCGGCCCGGCCGCGCCGCCATCGATGAAGGCTGTAAAGCCGAGGCGGTCTGACCGGCGCCAACGCGCCTCGGCGCTGAATTCGGCCAGCGACCGTCCGCCGAACACCTCGTCTTCACCGGTATCGGGATTGAAGCGCTGGGGTGATAGCGACTGGAAGTCATAGCCGCGCACCGATCCGCCACCGCCGGCATAGAAGCGCTCGTCGGCCGGAAGCGCGTCCGGCGACGTGCCCAGGACTGCGCCAGCGCGCACACGCGCGGCCAGAACCAGCGTGTCGCTCAGCGGATAATAGGCGCGCAGGCCGCTCTCCACGCGGATATAGCGCGTCTCCTGGCTGCCAATGGACCAGCCCGGCGCGGCAGTGGCGTTCAGATAAATGCCGCGCTGGGGGTCCAGAAGGCTGTCGCGCCCGTCCCAGATGACGCCGGTGGGCAGAGACAAGGTGGTCGCCGACCGGGTGCCCAGCACATCCGTCACCCGCGCGGTCTGCAGCCGTGTTCCGGCGGTGACGCTGAGCCGGTCGGTGATCTGGCGGGCGACGGTTGCAGAGACCCGGAACACGTTCTGATCAAAGGCGTCGGTGCGCTCGGCGAGAAGCTCGGCGCTGAGGGTGAGGTCCTGACCGTAGCGGCGCCAATGCGGCACGGTAAGGCGCGTGATGAAGCCCTGGACCAGCTCGGCGGCCTGACCGCTGATCAGCAGCGTCTCGTCCCCGCGAAACATGTTGCGCCGTGTCCAGCCCGCTTCCGCGCCGGCACCTTCTGATGTGGACCAGCGCACCGCGCCCTCGATGCGGTGGCGCGGTGTGGGATCGGCGCGCACGTCCACCGGGCGCAAGCCGTCTTCATCGTCCGGGGCAAGGCGCACATCGGCCACCGAGACCGATTGCAGCACCTGCAGGCGGCGGCTGTACTCATTGAGCGCGCTGCGGCTGGCCGGATCGCCGATCTCATAGGGGGCCAGGCGTTCAATGAACCCGGGGCGCAGATCGGCCAGACCACCGGCAAATTGCGGTGCGCCCAGGCGGATGAACGGGCCCGGGTGGAAGCGGAAGGCGGCATCGGCGCTCTGGGTGGCGTGATCGACGATTACGTCGTGCTCGCCCTCGCGCGCTTCAAGATATCCGTTTTCGTGGAGCAGCGTCACGACGCGCCCGCGCGCTTCTAAGACGTCTGCTGACACAACTGGATCGCCCACCGCCAGCTTCAGCGCGTCCTGCGCCTCGCCGCCGGGCGCGCCGGGCGCATCGGCGTCCATCCAGTCGATGGCGATCGCGTCGAATACAAAGCGCTGGCCCGGCCGCACCCGCACCACCGCCTGTCCGTCATCGTCCACGCGCGGATCAACAACGGCACCGTAATAGCCCTGGGAATTGAGATAGCGCTCCAGTATGTCGCTGGCTTCGCGTGCGCGGGCCCTTGCGCGCCAAGGCGCGTCGGGTTCACCCGATGAGCGCGCATCCGCTTCGCCCACGGCCCGTGACAGCGCCCGCGCCAGGGCGGCGTCCTCCACACCCTCGATCCGGGCCAGCGGTTCGGCTGCCGCCGCCGGCAGGCCCATCGCAAGGGCTGCCAGCACGGCAATCAGATATCGTGTTGGGCGAAAAATCACGTGGTCAGCACCGGGCGTCTTGTGGCCCCCCGACGCCCACACTAGCGGGCCGGGAGCCTGTGTGCGAGGCGGGGGCAGCGCCGCGTGTGCAAAAACTGTCCCGTCTGGCGTGAAACTGCTGGTCTGGCGTATTGCAGGTATTAGTTTGCACATGGGGCGGTCGCAAAGGCGTTCGCAGGCGGTCAGGACGCAATCATATGTCCACAAACGAAGTTTCGCAGGGTGGACCGGGCCGGGAACTGGCGGGGTGGCTGCAGATCGCAGCCGTCGCGGCCGTGGTTCTGGCCGCTCTCATTGCAACTTTTGCTCTCATGAGCAGTGGCGAGTCCGGCGAGGCCCCGCCGGAGGCGCGCGCCGCTGCGCCGGTGCGGGTCGTCCAGCCCGAAACGGTCAGCCATCGCGTGCAGGTGGCGCTGACGGGCACCGTGACGGCGAGCGCCTTTATCGACATGGCACCGCAAGTGGGCGGGCGCATTATCGCCGTATCGCCCGCCGTGCGCGCGGGCGGGGCGTTCGAGGCCGGTGAAATTCTGTTCGAGATCGACCGGCGCGATTACGAGATTGCCGAAACCCGGGCCCGCGCCAGCATCGCCGATGCACGCAGCGCGCTCAACCAGCTCGACGCCGAAGCCCAGATCGCCCGGCGCGAATGGGAGCGGATGTATCCCGGCCGCGAGATCACCCCGCTGGCCGCCCGCACGCCGCAGCTGGAGGCGGCCCGCGCCCGCCTGCTGGCAGCGGAGGCGGAACTGGCCCAGGCGCGCCTCAATCTGGAGCGTACCCGCGTCAGCTTCCCGTTCGCCGGTGCCGTCACAGAGAGCCGGATCGAGCTCGGCCTGCTGGTGGCCCCGGGCCAGCCCTATGGCCAGGTCTATGCCGCCGAACAGATCGAGCTGGTAGCGCCGGCCTCGCCTGCCGATCTGGCGCGGCTGGACGGTGCTGACGGGCGCGTGGCGCAGATCATGATCGAGGGCCGCGCGGCACCAGTGTCCGGACGTGTCGCCCGGGTCGGCGCGCGGCTGGACCCGCGCACGCGCCTGGTCGATGTATTCATTGCGCCTGAGTCAGGTGCGCTGCCGGACCTGCGCCCCGGCCTGTTCGCAAGGATCACTGTGGACGGCCCGGAACTGAGCAATGTGATGCGCCTGCCGGTCGCAGCGGTGTCGGGCCTCGATACGATTCACCGCGTCAGCGATGGCCGGATCGAGCGCACCCGCATCACGGTGCGCGCGCGCACCGCCGATGAGGTGTTCGCCGCGCCGTTCGATCCCGGTGAGGGCGTCATCGTCTCGCCTGTGCCCGACATCCTTCTGGGCCGGCAAGCGCAGATTGTCGCCGAACCGCCGGAGCGGTCATGAGCGATCCCGGTGACATCCCGCCCTCGCTGATCGAGGACTGGCCGGGCAAGGGCCTGACGGGCTGGTTCGTGCGCAATCCCGTGGCGGCAAACCTGTTCATGGTGCTGTTCCTGCTGGGCGGGGCGCTGACCGCAGCGACGCTTCCCACCGAGGTATTCCCCAGCCTGTCGCCGCGTACGGTGCAGATCGCGGTCATCTATCCCGGTGCCACGCCGGGCGAGGTGGAGGAAAGCGTCACGCGGCGTGTGGAGGAGGCGGTGCGCGGGCTTGACGGGGTGGACCGCGTGCGATCGGTCGCGGCGGAAGGGCGCGGGACCGTCACCGTGATCCTGCGCGATTTTGCCGATGCCCAGGTGGTCAAGACCGATGTGGAGACGGCGGTGAACGGCATAGCCGGTTTTCCGCCGCAGAACGCCGAACAGCCCCAGATCCGGGTGCCTGTGCCCACCACCACAGTGCTGACACTGGCGCTGAGCGGTCCGGTGGGTGAGGCCGCGCTGCGTCGCGCGGGCGAGCAGGCGGAGAACGAATTGCTGGCGCTGGACGGCATCTCCACGGCGCTCCTGCGCGGCGTGCGCGAGTATGAGATCGCCATCGCGGTCAGCGAAGACGCCCTGCGGCGCTTCAATATCAGCTTCTCCGAAGTTGCCGACGCGGTGCGCGCGGGATCGGTGGATCTGTCGGGCGGCGAGATCCGCACCGCGGGCGGCGATATCCTGCTGCGCACCGATGCGCGCCGTGTCACGGGCGAGGCGTTTGGATCCATCATCATCCGTTCGGACGCGTCGGGCGCGCGCGTGCGCCTGAGCGATGTGGCCACGGTGACGGACGGGTTTCGCGAAGACCCGCTGATCTCGCTGCATCAGGGCCGGCCGGCGGTGTTTCTCGACGTGCTCAACCGCCCCGGCGAGGATTTGCTGACCGTGCGCCGGGTGGTGAATGACTGGCTGGAACGGGCAGTGTTGGCGCCGGGCGTGGATGTCACGGTGGTGATCGATCAAAGCGTGATCTTCGCCGACCGCATCGCGCTGATCACCCGCAACGCCATTCTGGGCTTCACCCTGGTCTTCGTGTTCCTGGTGCTGATGCTGGATCTGCGCCTGGCGTTCTGGGTGTCGATGAGCGTGCCCATTGCCTTCCTGGGCGGGTTCGCCGTGTTCGGCGCAGCGGGCGTGACGATGAATTTCATCACCACGTTCGGCCTGATCATCGTGCTCGGCATTGTGGTGGATGCAGCCATTGTGGTGGGTGAGAATACCGACCGCGAGCGGTCCAAGGGCCGGCGGGGCCAGGACGCCGCCATTGCAGGCGTCACCGGCGTTGCTGCGCCGGTTCTGGTGGGCGTGCTGACCACCATCGCTGCCTTCGGCCCGCTGATCTTCACCGGCGGCACATTCGGCGAGATTACCCGGCCCATCCCCATCGTGGTGGTGTCCATTCTGGCGGTATCGCTGATCGCGGCTTTCCTCATTCTGCCATCGCAAT contains:
- a CDS encoding efflux RND transporter periplasmic adaptor subunit, which translates into the protein MSTNEVSQGGPGRELAGWLQIAAVAAVVLAALIATFALMSSGESGEAPPEARAAAPVRVVQPETVSHRVQVALTGTVTASAFIDMAPQVGGRIIAVSPAVRAGGAFEAGEILFEIDRRDYEIAETRARASIADARSALNQLDAEAQIARREWERMYPGREITPLAARTPQLEAARARLLAAEAELAQARLNLERTRVSFPFAGAVTESRIELGLLVAPGQPYGQVYAAEQIELVAPASPADLARLDGADGRVAQIMIEGRAAPVSGRVARVGARLDPRTRLVDVFIAPESGALPDLRPGLFARITVDGPELSNVMRLPVAAVSGLDTIHRVSDGRIERTRITVRARTADEVFAAPFDPGEGVIVSPVPDILLGRQAQIVAEPPERS
- a CDS encoding translocation/assembly module TamB domain-containing protein, encoding MTPSSPAPKQRRRWRGWAIGIGAALTTLLVILALVIVSGVLLLSGPFGRELVRETVNGREIAGYGQVEIGAISGNVLGGFGIDRIRVRDAEGVWLDARDVTIAWSPWALRRYVLRIDALTVREVTMSRRPVRAERPPPEEPFDLSRLPGIRVGEARIDAIHVAEGIAGPAAVYALSGDLRHDGGRWLGALDARRTDAVGDRVLAEIDVSDTVALDARFDAPAGGLLSRLLDAETRGATGVITASGTLDDGSGDAGIYIGGELALDGRLSWANQVAQASGQVRPDAWSRLARISEWLGGTLNVEAQAPLGREGITAPDISRLTALIAAPNARLEVAMTAPRIGRIQLEARSALVALATNDAVWAEGLMLDGVADLSGDTPVFTGEIAGRAVTLPGGIRMGTVRGPVSTQGGLDAPRITTELAVSGASYDVDALDRLIGQAPHISADFTFVREDTSIEMHSYVARLPTGVFSGSGSVSVPERRWRVAAQSDRARFDRLVDLIEGEGAIALNAAGDFAGALTFDAQLDGFTPAGELAERLEAPLSAAVSGRREAGGGLYLDGVSAEGPQFALEARGEQAGQDWRFNGDLAWSGSSPLAALTLEGALEAAFEAQYGPEGLDVRLDATAGALSAGPLGLTGARLRVEAAGPLDALSGAGRLTGASDRGPVDVAAEFARDGGTIQLSRLNGQLAAVRIDGTALVGPENIAADLVVTPVSGFGEMSLQAELREGMIAVRAEAEDIVGEDLAYLDRFLLTLNGPLDAVAVRLEAEGAYGAVFNAQSDGVLRLTGAPGADVTLDGRYGPYAIATLEPIEVEAGPVASLGLALAIGNGTLHVRGTGGQAPVLTACLESVPAGVLSLRRARSPVIGLLSGDLTANRTEGVWRADATLSGSGLRPLEAPDAEALAGQVRLVIDETGLALTASAEGVGLSARADARIASGPVGGPDDVMRADAALSGEARVQGEIGALAAFHLAAAQTISGGANLSAHLTGTVGAPRFEGSLGLEDGVFRDGRAGLAVEAISLLARFSESSLIVERLTATDGNAGTLNGAGEVRIGPEGLGTLEADLNVDFRRFRLAGSPDLEAIGTGDVRFQFADEEGLITGSAVIDRAEIRPPQASRPSIPYITVTEINAPGGTSDAQGRSTPVRLNYAVSAPARIFVRGPNFDTEWSTNLEITGTLDAPYVSGVINAERGRADMLGRVFQVEQGRVTLNGDPGAAQLDISLARQARDITARVRVRGTARDPRISLASTPALPEDEIAARLVFGEGAANLSAVEYAQLAASLASLSGGSAFDPLGALRTVAGLDTFGVRTDSGGQTVVAGGRYLTDTVYLELESAGSDGGPTTRIEWALTRSVSLLSRLRGDGDASVALSWRTEYD
- a CDS encoding BamA/TamA family outer membrane protein, encoding MLAALAMGLPAAAAEPLARIEGVEDAALARALSRAVGEADARSSGEPDAPWRARARAREASDILERYLNSQGYYGAVVDPRVDDDGQAVVRVRPGQRFVFDAIAIDWMDADAPGAPGGEAQDALKLAVGDPVVSADVLEARGRVVTLLHENGYLEAREGEHDVIVDHATQSADAAFRFHPGPFIRLGAPQFAGGLADLRPGFIERLAPYEIGDPASRSALNEYSRRLQVLQSVSVADVRLAPDDEDGLRPVDVRADPTPRHRIEGAVRWSTSEGAGAEAGWTRRNMFRGDETLLISGQAAELVQGFITRLTVPHWRRYGQDLTLSAELLAERTDAFDQNVFRVSATVARQITDRLSVTAGTRLQTARVTDVLGTRSATTLSLPTGVIWDGRDSLLDPQRGIYLNATAAPGWSIGSQETRYIRVESGLRAYYPLSDTLVLAARVRAGAVLGTSPDALPADERFYAGGGGSVRGYDFQSLSPQRFNPDTGEDEVFGGRSLAEFSAEARWRRSDRLGFTAFIDGGAAGPELSPDLGDIRYGAGLGVRYYPGFGPLRFDIATPLDRRSGEGWVQVYISIGQAF